The following proteins are encoded in a genomic region of Oryza brachyantha chromosome 11, ObraRS2, whole genome shotgun sequence:
- the LOC102715349 gene encoding ankyrin-1-like: MEITPAGCDGDHGIPEHLFICPELYMAAFHGHTDEVISLLEGSSGGAAVDAASSRPSPAAQTTANHHAACNIHEVTADRSTLLHIAARRGHHELISHLCRRDSSLSSSVTSSGDTPLHCAARMGLAGAVGAIARLARDNVEEHRLRELLRSRNVDGDTALHLAARHGRGKAVEQLMKVAPETASEVNGAGVSPLYLAVMSRSVRAVSAILSCKDASAAGPNSQNALHAAVLQSSEMVKLLLEWKATLAIDIDSNKSNPLHFASSDGDLSIIEAILTCSPPYAPHMQDNQGLSPLHVAALMGHTAAVRLLLQFSPASADILNNQGQSFIHAASMNGHSSIISHVVKNDMLEHLLNAQDKEGNTPLHLAVIAGGYKVVSMLLSSGKVHTNIMNNAGHTPADLVRNCKAFYSMVSLVVKLCVSGALFQPQRQDLIEKWNAQDMMKWRDTTSKNLAIVSTLGKGFPSRSSLGT; the protein is encoded by the exons ATGGAGATCACGCCTGCTGGCTGCGATGGCGACCATGGGATTCCTGAACACCTGTTCATTTGCCCTGAACTTTACATGGCAGCATTTCATGGGCACACCGACGAGGTGATCAGTCTCTTGGAAGGAAGCAGTGGCGGCGCTGCCGTTGATGCAGCGAGCAGCCGGCCATCCCCGGCAGCGCAAACAACTG CTAATCACCATGCAGCGTGCAACATTCACGAGGTGACCGCGGATCGCAGCACACTTCTCCACATTGCCGCCAGGCGAGGGCACCACGAGCTGATCTCCCACCTGTGCCGCCGGGACAGCAGCCTCAGCTCTTCGGTTACCTCGTCTGGGGACACGCCGCTGCACTGCGCGGCGAGGatggggctcgccggcgcggtaGGGGCCATCGCCAGGCTGGCCCGCGACAACGTGGAGGAGCACAGACTGAGGGAGTTGCTGCGCAGCAGGAACGTCGACGGGGACACCGCGCTACATCTCGCCGCGAGGCATGGCCGTGGAAAGGCCGTGGAGCAGCTGATGAAGGTGGCGCCGGAGACCGCGTCGGAGGTGAACGGCGCCGGCGTGTCGCCGCTCTACCTGGCGGTGATGAGCAGGTCGGTGCGTGCGGTGAGCGCGATTCTTTCTTGTAAGGATGCGTCCGCCGCTGGCCCTAATTCTCAGAATGCGCTGCACGCTGCAGTTCTCCAGAGTTCAG AAATGGTTAAATTGCTACTAGAGTGGAAAGCAACACTTGCCATCGATATTGATAGCAACAAGAGCAACCCACTACATTTTGCTTCATCAGATGGGGATTTATCCATCATCGAAGCAATCTTAACTTGTTCGCCACCCTATGCTCCACACATGCAAGACAACCAGGGCCTATCACCTTTGCACGTTGCAGCACTAATGGGCCATACGGCAGCAGTCCGCCTGCTGCTGCAATTCTCTCCTGCCTCCGCAGACATTCTCAATAACCAAGGCCAAAGCTTTATACATGCAGCATCTATGAACGGCCATTCTTCCATCATCTCACATGTCGTGAAGAACGACATGCTTGAGCATCTTCTGAATGCCCAAGACAAGGAGGGTAACACGCCGCTACATTTAGCTGTGATTGCAGGGGGGTACAAGGTTGTTTCTATGCTATTATCAAGTGGAAAGGTGCATACTAACATCATGAACAATGCAGGCCATACCCCTGCTGACCTTGTCAGAAATTGCAAAGCTTTCTACTCAATG GTAAGCTTAGTGGTGAAGTTATGTGTCTCAGGAGCACTCTTCCAACCACAACGGCAAGACCTGATAGAGAAATGGAATGCTCAGGACATGATGAAATGGCGAGACACTACATCTAAGAATCTTGCCATTGTCTCCACACTTGGCAAGGGGTTTCCTTCCCGGAGTTCGCTTGGAACGTGA